From the genome of Solidesulfovibrio carbinolicus, one region includes:
- a CDS encoding AraC family transcriptional regulator yields the protein MKYKMHVAGDGEGRTPRIDYRIEAERGVMTSASRVISLRPGLLLNISAVRPGIEAKFKFEIDKAPVQFGFIVSGSNRCTYYDGELKNKTHLLRQGSNGIYYFPQTSGVIESDDGFGVFVVSILTTACFLDEYFKDDIKNLSPAFKKVIGETGDQFCWHGKAGHAKMALLSQIIQNNYSGAVQKLFLESRALELMAWQLDECLHASSARSQNHSCLKKADVECIKAARELLVKDFENPPSVAMLAKLVGINEKKLKTGFKKMFGQPVFEYFRDYRLEHARELLVSGGMTVSEVAYQIGYQNLSHFSRAFRERYGLNPKEYGRLRGMA from the coding sequence ATGAAATACAAAATGCATGTTGCAGGCGATGGGGAAGGACGAACGCCTCGCATCGACTACCGCATTGAGGCTGAAAGAGGTGTAATGACCAGCGCAAGCCGAGTCATTTCCTTACGTCCTGGGCTTCTCTTGAACATATCGGCTGTTCGGCCTGGCATCGAAGCCAAATTCAAATTTGAGATCGACAAAGCCCCCGTACAATTCGGATTTATCGTATCAGGTTCGAATCGATGCACGTACTATGATGGTGAGTTAAAAAACAAAACTCACCTTTTGCGACAGGGGAGCAATGGTATTTACTATTTCCCGCAAACCTCCGGTGTCATTGAAAGCGATGACGGCTTTGGAGTGTTTGTTGTAAGTATTTTGACAACCGCCTGTTTCCTAGATGAGTATTTCAAAGACGACATAAAAAACCTCTCTCCTGCCTTTAAAAAAGTTATAGGTGAAACAGGCGATCAGTTCTGTTGGCACGGCAAAGCAGGGCATGCAAAAATGGCTTTGCTCTCGCAGATAATACAAAACAACTATTCTGGAGCCGTGCAAAAACTTTTCCTGGAAAGTCGGGCATTGGAACTTATGGCTTGGCAGTTGGATGAATGCCTTCATGCTTCATCTGCCAGAAGCCAGAATCACTCCTGCCTCAAGAAGGCTGATGTGGAATGTATCAAGGCGGCCAGGGAACTGCTGGTAAAAGACTTCGAGAATCCACCAAGCGTGGCCATGCTGGCCAAACTGGTCGGCATCAATGAAAAAAAACTGAAAACTGGATTCAAGAAGATGTTTGGCCAGCCTGTTTTTGAATATTTTCGAGACTACCGTCTGGAGCATGCCAGAGAGTTGCTCGTTTCCGGCGGCATGACCGTAAGCGAAGTCGCCTATCAGATTGGATACCAGAACCTGAGTCATTTCAGTCGGGCCTTCCGGGAGCGGTACGGCCTCAACCCCAAGGAATACGGCCGCCTCAGGGGCATGGCGTAA
- a CDS encoding HI1506-related protein translates to MPTNLRTRSLRGGHYRAGLKHGAEPGDIPPGTVTEDQLAVLRANPDLEVEIIDPPQEPPQPR, encoded by the coding sequence GTGCCCACTAATCTGCGCACACGCAGCCTGCGCGGCGGCCATTACCGGGCCGGCCTCAAGCATGGGGCCGAGCCGGGCGACATCCCGCCGGGCACCGTCACCGAGGACCAGCTGGCCGTTTTGAGGGCTAACCCGGACCTGGAAGTGGAAATCATCGACCCGCCCCAGGAGCCGCCCCAGCCGCGCTAG
- a CDS encoding Mu transposase C-terminal domain-containing protein, giving the protein MRSLPEDVRQAFAAAMLTGGVESGAATAVCSGSRRAAQVPSGLPLGKLTQRQRDAALARLAFVREVERAIPLIGKEAAIRNLVQGAKDNALAPWLAKLVAVANDRMTAGRGLSRRRLYDWCRMFAEGGEAALAPKHQGKDMVVPDWAPAFLAIWQRPQKPTVTDAYKEFSGAYAGSLPSIFTVRRFLDKMATPDREAGRATGNALLKLRPHKRRSTDELWPTDVYTADGTTFDAEVQHPVHGRPFKPEVTFVLDVATRRCVGMSIGEAESAGTVLDALRMACLFGGIPAMFYTDNGPGYVNNIMLAPGSGMLTRLGIEAVRSIPGRPQGKGLMERAVKTLCEPLAKRLPSSSHADMDRDAAKKVFKITRADLKNHAKSKLLPTWETFKAALLARVEEYNATPHRALPRVVDQTTGRRRHLSPGEYWGQFTARGFEPFTVPSNLRDELFMPGIPRKVRNGEVALHNKIYFAEELADFHNEWVDVRYDIWDPSEVRCWTTDGELICSALLDGNKMAYFPKSQVEAARERRERRQVGLLTGKIRQIVPGATVQLPDVPEALIADSFTPSAASCAAQPTPTPAMTEAAPQPAKRPLFSCLQERYAWLMGHQDQQTDKDRDWLATYVAGDHYADLHPYYAARGIAWPGHRLNANNGEGR; this is encoded by the coding sequence GTGCGCTCACTGCCTGAGGACGTGCGCCAGGCTTTTGCCGCCGCCATGCTGACCGGCGGGGTGGAATCGGGGGCAGCTACAGCTGTTTGCTCCGGCTCCAGGCGGGCCGCGCAGGTTCCTTCAGGCTTGCCCCTGGGCAAGCTGACGCAGCGGCAGCGGGACGCCGCCCTGGCCCGGCTGGCCTTTGTGCGGGAGGTCGAGCGCGCCATTCCCCTTATCGGCAAGGAAGCGGCCATTCGTAACTTGGTGCAGGGGGCCAAGGACAACGCCCTGGCCCCGTGGTTGGCCAAGCTGGTGGCCGTGGCCAATGACCGCATGACCGCCGGGCGCGGCTTGTCCCGCCGCCGTCTTTACGACTGGTGCCGAATGTTCGCCGAGGGCGGCGAAGCGGCGCTTGCCCCCAAACACCAGGGCAAGGACATGGTCGTGCCCGATTGGGCTCCGGCTTTCCTGGCCATTTGGCAGCGGCCGCAAAAGCCCACCGTCACCGATGCGTATAAGGAATTTTCAGGAGCCTACGCCGGCAGCCTGCCTTCGATTTTCACCGTGCGCCGCTTCCTGGACAAGATGGCCACGCCGGACCGCGAGGCCGGCCGCGCCACGGGCAATGCCCTGCTCAAGCTGCGGCCCCACAAGCGCCGCAGCACGGACGAGCTTTGGCCCACGGACGTCTACACCGCCGACGGCACCACCTTTGACGCCGAAGTGCAGCACCCCGTCCATGGTCGGCCGTTCAAGCCCGAGGTCACCTTCGTGCTCGACGTGGCCACGCGTCGGTGCGTGGGCATGTCCATCGGCGAGGCCGAAAGCGCCGGCACGGTGCTCGACGCCTTGCGCATGGCCTGCCTGTTCGGCGGCATCCCGGCCATGTTCTACACCGACAACGGCCCGGGCTACGTCAACAACATCATGCTGGCCCCGGGTTCGGGAATGCTCACCCGTTTGGGCATAGAGGCCGTGCGCTCCATTCCCGGCCGGCCCCAGGGCAAGGGGCTTATGGAACGGGCGGTCAAGACGTTGTGCGAACCCCTGGCCAAGCGCCTGCCGTCTTCCTCCCACGCCGACATGGACCGCGACGCGGCCAAGAAGGTTTTCAAGATCACCCGGGCGGACCTCAAGAACCACGCGAAATCCAAGCTGCTGCCGACCTGGGAGACATTCAAGGCGGCGCTGCTCGCCCGAGTGGAGGAATACAACGCCACGCCCCACCGCGCCTTGCCCCGCGTGGTGGACCAGACGACCGGCCGGCGGCGGCACCTTTCGCCAGGCGAATATTGGGGCCAGTTCACGGCGCGCGGCTTCGAGCCTTTTACCGTGCCAAGCAACTTGCGCGACGAGCTTTTCATGCCCGGCATCCCGCGCAAGGTCCGCAACGGCGAGGTCGCACTCCACAACAAAATCTATTTTGCCGAGGAATTGGCCGACTTCCACAACGAATGGGTGGATGTCCGCTACGACATTTGGGACCCCTCGGAAGTGCGTTGCTGGACCACTGACGGTGAACTCATCTGCTCGGCCCTCCTGGACGGCAACAAGATGGCCTACTTCCCGAAAAGCCAGGTGGAAGCCGCCCGCGAGCGCCGCGAACGGCGGCAGGTGGGCCTGCTCACCGGCAAAATCCGCCAGATCGTGCCCGGGGCCACGGTGCAGTTGCCGGACGTGCCCGAGGCGCTCATCGCCGACAGCTTCACGCCTTCGGCCGCCTCCTGCGCGGCGCAACCCACGCCGACCCCGGCCATGACCGAGGCCGCGCCGCAACCGGCCAAACGGCCGCTCTTTTCCTGCCTCCAGGAACGCTATGCCTGGCTCATGGGGCATCAGGACCAACAGACGGACAAGGATCGGGATTGGTTGGCCACCTATGTGGCCGGCGACCATTACGCCGATTTGCATCCTTATTACGCGGCCAGGGGCATTGCCTGGCCCGGTCACCGCTTAAACGCCAACAACGGGGAGGGGCGTTAA
- a CDS encoding SAM-dependent methyltransferase has protein sequence MSGNRVVDLTVEERPTFAPLADWLLGPVRMAVLDAAVTLGIADILAETDDPDAIAARLESHPGNTRLFLDALAALGLAEKHRGRYANTPLADRYLRRDSATFLGGLVGNLKGMQHRNLPRLKELLLSGPPPVARENRLDGEIQWKRSARDLACYQKAGMADFAADLVASLPESPRLRSMLDLGGGPGVIGLGILARHPDMRGALCDLPPVLEVAREEIAAAGMADRVALFPGDYNVVSFGSGYDLVWASHNLYYAKDLQAFLGRVFDALQPGGVFISLHEGLTGERTKPEAYVLSRLSLALEGQDVSFEAGQIAEAGLAAGFAAVETRLCDIAMGEVRVDILRKAARRAEAGA, from the coding sequence ATGTCCGGAAATAGGGTCGTGGATTTGACCGTGGAAGAACGTCCGACTTTCGCTCCTCTGGCCGACTGGCTGCTTGGGCCGGTGCGTATGGCTGTGCTGGACGCGGCGGTGACGCTCGGCATTGCCGACATCCTGGCCGAGACGGACGACCCGGATGCCATCGCCGCGCGCCTGGAGTCTCATCCGGGAAACACACGCCTTTTTCTCGATGCCCTGGCCGCTTTGGGGCTGGCCGAGAAACACCGGGGCCGCTATGCCAACACCCCCCTGGCCGACCGTTATCTTCGCCGGGACAGCGCAACCTTCCTGGGCGGGCTTGTCGGCAATCTCAAGGGCATGCAGCACCGCAATCTGCCGCGCCTGAAGGAACTGCTCCTATCCGGTCCGCCGCCCGTGGCCCGGGAAAACCGCCTGGACGGCGAGATCCAATGGAAACGTTCCGCAAGGGATCTGGCCTGTTACCAGAAGGCGGGCATGGCCGATTTCGCTGCCGACCTCGTCGCCTCTCTGCCCGAAAGTCCGAGGCTGCGCAGCATGCTCGATCTCGGGGGCGGACCGGGCGTTATCGGGCTGGGTATTCTGGCGCGCCATCCCGACATGCGCGGGGCGCTGTGCGATTTGCCTCCTGTTCTCGAGGTGGCCCGGGAGGAAATCGCGGCGGCCGGCATGGCTGACCGGGTGGCCCTTTTCCCCGGTGACTACAACGTCGTCTCCTTCGGCTCGGGCTACGACCTCGTATGGGCCAGCCACAATCTCTACTATGCCAAGGACCTCCAAGCCTTCTTGGGCCGGGTGTTCGACGCCCTGCAGCCCGGAGGCGTCTTCATCAGCCTTCATGAGGGCCTGACGGGCGAACGTACAAAGCCCGAAGCCTATGTCCTCTCCCGGCTGTCCCTGGCGCTTGAAGGCCAGGACGTGTCCTTCGAGGCCGGCCAGATCGCCGAGGCCGGCCTCGCCGCCGGCTTTGCCGCCGTGGAGACCCGGCTGTGCGACATCGCCATGGGGGAAGTCCGGGTGGACATCCTGCGCAAGGCCGCCCGGCGGGCGGAGGCCGGGGCATGA
- a CDS encoding TonB-dependent receptor, with protein sequence MHALSFFIMLFLLLSGTAFAQDKAAEEKAKIGEIKTHVLEPVTVTATKREERLGKIPASISTVSDVEIEEMGAWKLGEVLDTLPNVWMKNATSGDAIAIRGLTSFDTSIYSPVGLYVDDVPQPLTYMQNLLFLDVERIEVLRGPQGTLYGKNSEAGVVNVVLKKPDNQTRASVFADYGSYNTLRAGGLVSAPLVKDLLYFSGNFVRYQTDGYMHNEYKDDDRAGKNESMLGHGVLRWTPTSAFDLRLTMDASHVDKGIGMLRYETGSNATKRFNVMSDASDDSEENTINPSVTAKYSGEAVEVTSITSYMDYRYQFLSDLDRTSTFKGYSDVDLKQQGITQELRFASPGKQRLTWLVGLFGSSSHSDVQLNRIRSVSAASTYLDTDATESSWAAFGQATYSILDNLRLTAGLRGEYDNAHGGQTSRTGTTSLVGYSKEMDAFEVLPMASLAYDITPRATAYATWSNGFLAGGFNYFSANSLETFYYQPEHTTNYEVGLKTNWFDNKLTANLALFYMDIRDKQVREEDPNGGVGVWKFTNAGRAHSQGVEVELTAKPLAGLELQGGLGYAYTVIDDWTTVTDGVPYSYKGKRLPWAPDLTYHLGAGYSHSSGFFGRADLYGAGTQYFDAENSLSQDGFALVNARVGYAFNHWEVALWGKNIFDVEHATKKVRDSSGDVMVEDGAPQTFGASLTWRF encoded by the coding sequence ATGCACGCGTTGTCATTCTTCATCATGCTTTTCTTGCTGCTTTCCGGCACCGCCTTTGCCCAGGACAAGGCGGCTGAGGAGAAAGCCAAAATCGGCGAAATCAAAACCCATGTTCTCGAACCGGTGACGGTGACCGCCACCAAGCGGGAGGAACGCCTGGGAAAAATCCCCGCCAGCATCTCCACGGTATCCGATGTTGAGATCGAGGAAATGGGGGCCTGGAAGCTCGGCGAAGTGCTGGACACGCTACCCAACGTCTGGATGAAGAACGCCACCTCCGGCGACGCCATCGCCATTCGCGGCCTCACGTCCTTCGACACTTCCATCTATTCGCCGGTGGGGCTCTATGTGGACGATGTGCCCCAGCCGCTGACCTACATGCAGAACCTGCTGTTCCTGGACGTGGAGCGCATCGAGGTGCTGCGCGGCCCCCAGGGGACACTGTATGGCAAAAACAGCGAGGCCGGCGTGGTCAACGTGGTGCTCAAAAAGCCGGACAACCAGACCCGGGCAAGTGTTTTCGCGGATTATGGCAGCTACAATACCCTGCGCGCCGGAGGTCTCGTCAGCGCGCCCCTGGTCAAGGACCTGCTCTATTTCTCCGGCAATTTCGTGCGCTATCAGACCGACGGCTACATGCACAATGAATACAAGGATGACGATCGGGCCGGAAAGAACGAATCTATGCTGGGGCATGGCGTATTGCGCTGGACACCGACCAGCGCCTTCGATCTGCGCCTGACCATGGACGCCAGCCATGTCGACAAGGGGATCGGCATGCTGCGCTACGAGACCGGCTCCAACGCCACCAAACGCTTCAACGTCATGTCCGACGCCTCGGACGATTCCGAGGAAAACACCATCAATCCGTCCGTGACCGCCAAGTATTCCGGCGAGGCGGTGGAAGTGACCTCCATCACCAGCTACATGGACTACCGCTACCAGTTCCTGTCCGACCTCGACCGCACCTCCACGTTCAAGGGCTATTCCGACGTGGATCTGAAACAGCAGGGCATCACCCAGGAATTGCGTTTCGCCTCGCCGGGCAAGCAGCGCCTGACCTGGCTTGTCGGCCTGTTCGGCAGTTCCTCGCATTCGGACGTGCAGTTAAACCGCATCCGCTCCGTCTCAGCGGCCTCGACCTATCTCGACACCGACGCCACGGAATCGAGCTGGGCTGCCTTCGGGCAGGCCACCTATTCCATTCTGGACAACCTGCGTCTCACGGCCGGCTTGCGCGGCGAATACGACAACGCCCACGGCGGCCAGACCAGCCGCACCGGCACCACGAGCCTTGTCGGCTACAGCAAGGAGATGGATGCCTTCGAGGTGCTGCCCATGGCCTCCCTGGCCTACGACATCACGCCCCGCGCCACGGCCTACGCCACCTGGTCCAACGGCTTCCTGGCCGGCGGGTTCAATTATTTCTCGGCCAACAGCCTGGAAACCTTCTATTATCAGCCCGAACACACCACGAACTACGAGGTGGGGCTCAAGACCAACTGGTTTGACAACAAGCTCACGGCCAATCTTGCCCTGTTTTACATGGACATCCGCGACAAGCAGGTGCGCGAGGAAGACCCCAACGGCGGCGTTGGCGTGTGGAAGTTCACCAACGCCGGCCGGGCCCATTCCCAGGGTGTGGAAGTGGAGCTGACGGCGAAACCGCTTGCCGGCCTCGAACTGCAAGGCGGCCTTGGCTACGCCTACACGGTCATCGACGACTGGACGACCGTCACGGACGGCGTGCCCTACAGCTACAAAGGCAAGCGCCTGCCCTGGGCTCCGGATCTCACCTACCACCTTGGCGCTGGATATAGCCATTCCAGCGGCTTCTTCGGCCGGGCCGACCTCTACGGCGCAGGCACCCAGTACTTCGACGCCGAAAACAGCCTCAGCCAGGACGGCTTCGCCCTGGTCAACGCCCGGGTCGGCTATGCCTTCAACCATTGGGAAGTCGCCCTGTGGGGCAAAAACATCTTCGATGTCGAGCACGCCACCAAAAAGGTCCGCGACAGTTCCGGCGACGTGATGGTCGAGGACGGCGCACCGCAAACATTCGGCGCTTCGCTGACCTGGAGGTTTTAG
- a CDS encoding LexA family transcriptional regulator: protein MTKKEQKSSASDFSSDFPSESRMEFDATISRMVQAIGGKSQEDLASFFEISKDAIYKAGRQGKIPPAWFLTIGKKAGISIDWLVSGVGPMRPGNAQAAPAETQKPAVAPEDDLPWMAPEAAPSMGYALVPKVKARLCAGTGSLETEGEVIGYYAFKLDFLQKKGRPKKMVLMDVAGDSMEPDVWNGDTVLIDESQRDIIAGAMFAVGIENEVFVKYLLRIPGKLVLKSKNSEYDPIEVDMNGDLAGAVRIIGRVVWSCREYVR from the coding sequence ATGACTAAGAAAGAACAAAAATCTTCTGCATCCGACTTTTCTTCTGACTTTCCGTCTGAAAGCCGGATGGAGTTCGATGCGACCATTTCGAGGATGGTTCAAGCGATAGGGGGCAAAAGCCAGGAAGACTTGGCGTCCTTTTTTGAGATCAGCAAAGACGCCATTTACAAAGCGGGAAGACAGGGGAAGATACCCCCGGCTTGGTTTCTCACTATCGGCAAAAAGGCTGGCATTTCTATAGATTGGCTTGTGTCTGGCGTCGGCCCCATGCGTCCGGGAAACGCTCAAGCTGCGCCCGCCGAGACGCAAAAGCCGGCTGTAGCCCCTGAAGACGACTTGCCATGGATGGCCCCCGAGGCCGCGCCAAGCATGGGCTATGCCCTGGTACCGAAGGTCAAGGCGCGCCTATGCGCGGGGACAGGGAGTCTTGAGACGGAAGGGGAAGTGATTGGCTATTATGCGTTCAAGTTGGACTTCCTGCAGAAGAAAGGACGCCCGAAAAAAATGGTCCTCATGGATGTCGCGGGCGACAGCATGGAACCGGACGTCTGGAACGGCGACACGGTGCTAATAGATGAAAGCCAGCGAGATATAATAGCCGGCGCAATGTTTGCGGTGGGAATCGAGAACGAGGTGTTTGTTAAATACCTGCTTCGCATTCCTGGGAAGCTTGTTTTGAAGAGCAAGAATTCGGAATACGATCCAATTGAAGTCGATATGAACGGCGACCTTGCCGGCGCGGTGCGCATCATCGGCCGAGTAGTATGGAGCTGCCGCGAGTACGTGCGCTAG